The Spirosoma radiotolerans genome has a window encoding:
- a CDS encoding SDR family oxidoreductase, whose protein sequence is MNKTIILTGASSGIGKAAAKKFAAEGWNVIATMRNPQQEQELTQLPNVLVTKLDVQDPASIDSAIQAGIGRFGQIDAVVNNAGYGQNGVFEAITPEQIQQQFDVNVFGVMNVIRALLPHFRQQKSGLILNISSGAGRFTLPLISLYAASKFALEGFSEALSFELSTLNIIVKIIEPGGTETNFSKVTREQFAHDPSLADYTPFTEAAGKMFAGMVAARLVTADDVAETIYMAATDGTDTLRYAVGNADFQKRLTARAELPDQAYINVIREGFTRFMPQI, encoded by the coding sequence ATGAATAAAACCATTATCCTAACCGGAGCCTCCTCCGGTATAGGGAAAGCAGCCGCTAAAAAATTCGCAGCCGAAGGCTGGAACGTGATTGCTACCATGCGAAATCCGCAGCAAGAACAAGAATTAACTCAACTCCCAAATGTGCTGGTTACTAAACTGGATGTACAGGACCCAGCCAGCATTGACAGTGCCATTCAGGCAGGAATTGGCCGGTTTGGCCAGATCGACGCCGTTGTCAATAACGCCGGGTACGGGCAGAACGGGGTGTTTGAGGCCATTACGCCAGAGCAGATCCAACAACAATTCGACGTGAATGTATTCGGGGTTATGAACGTGATTCGGGCTCTGCTCCCTCATTTTCGCCAGCAAAAGTCGGGCTTGATTCTCAACATCAGTTCGGGCGCGGGTCGGTTTACCTTACCGTTGATTTCGCTGTATGCAGCCTCGAAGTTTGCGCTGGAAGGCTTTTCAGAAGCGCTCTCCTTTGAGCTGTCTACGCTCAACATTATCGTTAAGATTATTGAACCGGGAGGTACCGAAACGAACTTCAGCAAGGTCACCCGTGAACAATTTGCACACGACCCCAGTCTGGCCGACTACACCCCGTTTACCGAAGCCGCAGGCAAGATGTTTGCGGGTATGGTGGCCGCCAGGCTGGTAACCGCCGACGATGTTGCCGAAACCATTTATATGGCTGCCACCGATGGCACCGACACACTTCGGTATGCTGTGGGCAATGCTGACTTTCAGAAACGATTGACGGCCAGAGCTGAACTACCCGACCAGGCGTATATTAACGTCATCCGGGAAGGCTTTACGCGGTTTATGCCTCAAATTTAA
- a CDS encoding helix-turn-helix domain-containing protein, with amino-acid sequence MPELKKIDRLPQIVYSCYFTRSREGEQFVPEHIFSYQIAGTLTMNDGHNDYTFREGDFRFSRRNQLIKFVKQPPADGEFKALSIYLDQETLRKFSLDYGYTAEPHQEGNPILELTPNALYKSYMDSLLPYLQAEQPINENLQALKLNEAILILLQANPGLKDILFDFSEPGKLDLEGFMNKNFHFNVELKRFAYLTGRSLATFKRDFEKIFHSTPSRWIQQRRLQEAYYLIKEKGKAPSDVYLELGFEDLSHFSFAFKKTYGLSPSKI; translated from the coding sequence ATGCCTGAACTCAAGAAAATTGACCGGCTTCCACAAATCGTCTATTCCTGCTATTTCACCAGAAGTCGGGAAGGCGAACAATTCGTACCCGAACATATTTTTAGCTACCAGATTGCCGGTACGCTTACCATGAACGATGGCCATAATGATTACACGTTTAGGGAAGGCGATTTCCGGTTCAGCCGACGCAATCAGCTGATTAAATTCGTTAAGCAACCACCCGCCGATGGTGAATTCAAGGCGCTGTCTATTTATCTGGATCAGGAAACGTTACGTAAGTTCAGCCTGGACTATGGCTACACCGCGGAGCCACATCAGGAAGGGAATCCCATTTTGGAATTGACACCTAATGCGCTGTATAAAAGTTACATGGACTCCCTGTTGCCTTATTTGCAGGCCGAACAGCCCATTAACGAAAACCTTCAGGCGCTAAAGTTGAACGAAGCGATCTTGATTCTGCTCCAGGCAAATCCGGGATTAAAAGATATTCTATTCGATTTTTCGGAACCGGGCAAACTAGATCTGGAAGGCTTCATGAATAAAAACTTTCACTTCAACGTAGAATTGAAGCGATTTGCTTATTTGACAGGCCGAAGCCTGGCCACATTCAAGCGGGATTTTGAAAAGATTTTTCACAGCACTCCCAGCCGGTGGATCCAGCAACGCAGGCTCCAGGAAGCCTATTATCTGATTAAAGAAAAAGGCAAAGCACCTTCCGATGTGTATCTGGAACTCGGTTTTGAAGATCTCTCCCATTTCTCCTTCGCCTTTAAAAAGACGTACGGCCTTTCACCCTCGAAAATCTAG